A genomic region of Pseudomonas sp. KU43P contains the following coding sequences:
- the hflC gene encoding protease modulator HflC, which translates to MSNKSLIALIAAVVLAVVAWNSFYIVSQTERAVLLQFGRVVQADVQPGLHVKVPYVNQVRKFDARLMTLDAPTQRFLTLEKKAVMVDAYAKWRVKDAERFYTATSGMKQIADERLSRRLESGLRDQFGKRTLHEVVSGERDALMADITASLNRMASKELGIEVVDVRVKAIDLPKEVNRSVFDRMSTEREREAREHRAKGNELAEGIRADADRQRRVLLAEAYREAEETRGDGDAQAAAIYAKAYTQDADFYAFYRSLQAYRESFSSKSDVLVLDPKNEFFRFLDKSKP; encoded by the coding sequence ATGAGCAATAAATCGCTGATCGCCCTGATCGCCGCTGTGGTCCTGGCCGTGGTGGCCTGGAACAGCTTCTACATCGTGTCCCAGACCGAACGCGCGGTACTGCTGCAGTTTGGTCGTGTGGTCCAGGCTGATGTCCAGCCAGGCCTGCACGTGAAGGTTCCGTACGTGAACCAGGTGCGCAAGTTCGACGCCCGCCTGATGACCCTCGACGCCCCGACCCAGCGGTTCCTGACCCTGGAGAAGAAAGCGGTGATGGTCGACGCCTACGCCAAGTGGCGCGTCAAGGATGCCGAGCGCTTCTACACCGCCACCTCCGGCATGAAGCAGATCGCCGACGAGCGTCTGTCTCGCCGCCTGGAAAGTGGCCTGCGTGACCAGTTCGGTAAACGTACCCTGCACGAGGTGGTCTCCGGTGAACGTGACGCGCTGATGGCTGACATCACCGCCTCGCTGAACCGCATGGCCAGCAAGGAGCTGGGTATCGAGGTGGTCGACGTGCGCGTCAAGGCCATCGACCTGCCGAAGGAGGTCAACCGCAGCGTGTTCGATCGCATGAGCACTGAGCGTGAGCGCGAAGCCCGCGAGCATCGTGCCAAGGGTAACGAGCTGGCCGAAGGTATCCGTGCGGATGCCGACCGTCAGCGCCGTGTACTGCTGGCCGAAGCCTATCGCGAAGCCGAGGAAACCCGCGGTGACGGCGACGCCCAGGCGGCCGCCATCTACGCCAAGGCCTACACCCAGGACGCCGATTTCTATGCGTTCTACCGTAGCCTGCAGGCGTATCGCGAGAGCTTCTCCAGCAAGAGCGACGTGCTGGTCCTGGATCCGAAGAACGAGTTCTTCCGTTTCCTCGACAAGAGCAAACCCTGA
- a CDS encoding adenylosuccinate synthase — protein sequence MGKNVVVLGTQWGDEGKGKIVDLLTEHAAAVVRYQGGHNAGHTLVINGEKTVLHLIPSGILREGVQCLIGNGVVVAPDALMREITKLEEKGVPVRERLRISPAAPLILSYHVALDQAREKARGEAKIGTTGRGIGPAYEDKVARRGLRVGDLFHRERFAAKLGELLDYHNFQLVNYYKEPAIDFQQTLDECMAYAEQLKPMMLDVTAELHNLRRAGKDIMFEGAQGSLLDIDHGTYPYVTSSNTTAGGISTGSGVGPMYLDYILGITKAYTTRVGSGPFPTELFDETGATLAKRGHEFGSTTGRARRCGWFDAVILRRAIDVNSISGICLTKLDVLDGLETINICVGYKNENGAVIDAPSDADSYIGLEPVYEEMPGWSESTLGAKTLEELPEAARAYIKRIEELTGAPIDIISTGPDRNETIVLRHPFA from the coding sequence ATGGGTAAGAATGTCGTCGTCCTGGGCACCCAGTGGGGTGATGAGGGCAAAGGCAAGATCGTCGATCTGCTGACCGAACATGCTGCCGCCGTAGTGCGCTACCAGGGTGGCCACAACGCGGGCCACACCCTGGTGATCAACGGTGAAAAAACCGTTCTGCACCTGATTCCGTCCGGCATCCTGCGTGAAGGCGTTCAGTGCCTGATCGGCAACGGCGTGGTCGTTGCCCCGGATGCCCTGATGCGTGAAATCACCAAGCTGGAAGAGAAGGGCGTACCGGTGCGCGAGCGCCTGCGCATCAGCCCAGCTGCGCCGCTGATCCTGTCGTACCACGTGGCCCTGGACCAGGCCCGCGAGAAAGCCCGTGGCGAAGCCAAGATCGGCACCACCGGCCGTGGTATCGGCCCAGCCTACGAAGACAAGGTCGCTCGCCGCGGCCTGCGCGTGGGCGACCTGTTCCACCGCGAGCGCTTCGCTGCCAAGCTCGGTGAGCTGCTGGATTACCACAACTTCCAGCTGGTGAACTACTACAAAGAGCCGGCCATCGACTTCCAGCAGACTCTGGACGAGTGCATGGCCTACGCCGAGCAGCTCAAGCCGATGATGCTCGACGTCACCGCCGAACTGCACAACCTGCGTCGCGCCGGCAAGGACATCATGTTCGAAGGCGCCCAGGGTTCGTTGCTGGACATCGACCACGGTACCTACCCGTACGTCACCAGCTCCAACACCACCGCTGGCGGCATCTCCACCGGTTCCGGCGTTGGCCCGATGTACCTGGACTACATCCTGGGTATCACCAAGGCCTACACCACTCGCGTAGGTTCCGGTCCGTTCCCGACCGAGCTGTTCGACGAGACCGGTGCCACCCTGGCCAAGCGTGGCCACGAGTTCGGTTCCACCACCGGCCGTGCCCGCCGTTGCGGCTGGTTCGATGCCGTCATCCTGCGCCGCGCCATCGACGTCAACAGCATCTCGGGCATCTGCCTGACCAAGCTGGACGTACTGGACGGTCTGGAAACCATCAACATCTGTGTTGGCTACAAGAACGAGAACGGCGCCGTCATCGACGCGCCTTCCGATGCTGACAGCTACATCGGCCTGGAGCCAGTGTACGAAGAGATGCCAGGCTGGAGCGAGTCGACCCTGGGTGCCAAGACCCTGGAAGAGCTGCCAGAAGCTGCTCGCGCTTACATCAAGCGCATCGAGGAGCTGACCGGCGCGCCGATCGACATCATCTCCACCGGCCCGGACCGCAACGAGACCATCGTGCTGCGTCATCCGTTCGCCTGA
- the hflX gene encoding ribosome rescue GTPase HflX, translating to MFFERHGGGERALLVHLEGQNPEAREDPQEFQELALSAGADIVSLVTVARHQPTAKYLIGSGKVEELRDLVKAEQVDLVIFNHTLTPSQERNLERVFECRVLDRTGLILDIFAQRARTHEGKLQVELAQLEHMSTRLVRGWTHLERQKGGIGLRGPGETQLETDRRLLRVRLRQIKGRLEKVRSQREQARRGRRRADIPSVSLVGYTNAGKSTLFNALTESEVYAADQLFATLDPTLRRLELNDLGPIVLADTVGFIRHLPHKLVEAFRATLEESSNSDLLLHVIDAHEPERMEQIEQVLAVLGEIGAEGLPILEVYNKLDLLEDVEPQIQRNADGKPERVWVSARDGRGLELVGQAIAELLGDDLFVGTLCLEQRFARLRAQFFALGAVQSEEHDEEGRSLLSVRLPMVELNRLVSREGMEPQVFVEQHTLQ from the coding sequence TTGTTCTTTGAGCGCCACGGTGGTGGTGAGCGAGCGCTGCTCGTTCACTTGGAAGGTCAGAACCCTGAGGCGCGCGAAGATCCGCAGGAGTTTCAGGAACTGGCATTGTCGGCCGGCGCCGACATCGTCTCGTTGGTCACGGTGGCACGGCATCAGCCTACCGCCAAATACCTGATTGGCAGCGGCAAGGTCGAGGAATTGCGCGACCTGGTCAAAGCCGAACAGGTAGACCTGGTGATTTTCAATCACACCCTCACGCCCAGTCAGGAGCGCAACCTCGAACGTGTCTTCGAGTGTCGCGTGCTCGACCGTACCGGGCTGATCCTCGATATCTTCGCCCAGCGGGCGCGTACCCATGAAGGCAAGCTGCAGGTCGAACTGGCCCAGCTCGAGCACATGAGCACGCGGCTGGTGCGCGGCTGGACCCACCTTGAGCGTCAGAAGGGTGGTATCGGCTTGCGCGGCCCGGGTGAAACCCAGCTTGAAACCGACCGTCGCTTGCTGCGGGTGCGCCTGCGGCAGATCAAGGGGCGCCTGGAAAAGGTCCGCAGCCAGCGTGAGCAGGCTCGCCGTGGCCGCCGCCGCGCGGATATCCCGTCGGTTTCGCTGGTGGGCTACACCAACGCCGGCAAGTCCACGCTGTTCAACGCCCTGACCGAATCCGAGGTCTACGCCGCCGACCAATTGTTCGCCACCCTCGACCCGACCCTGCGCCGGCTCGAGCTCAACGACCTTGGGCCGATCGTGCTGGCCGACACCGTGGGCTTCATTCGTCACCTGCCACACAAGCTGGTCGAGGCTTTTCGGGCTACGCTCGAAGAGTCGAGCAACTCCGACCTGCTGCTGCACGTGATCGACGCCCATGAGCCGGAGCGTATGGAGCAGATCGAGCAGGTGCTGGCGGTATTGGGCGAGATCGGTGCCGAAGGCTTGCCGATCCTCGAGGTCTATAACAAACTCGACCTGCTTGAAGATGTCGAGCCACAGATCCAGCGCAACGCCGATGGCAAGCCGGAGCGGGTCTGGGTATCGGCACGCGATGGACGTGGCCTGGAGCTGGTCGGTCAGGCGATTGCCGAGTTGCTGGGGGATGATCTGTTTGTCGGTACCCTGTGTCTGGAGCAGCGTTTTGCCCGCTTGCGCGCGCAATTCTTTGCCCTGGGTGCCGTGCAGAGTGAGGAGCATGACGAAGAAGGGCGCAGCCTGCTGAGTGTGCGATTGCCCATGGTCGAATTGAATCGCCTGGTCAGCCGTGAAGGCATGGAGCCGCAAGTGTTTGTCGAGCAACACACTTTGCAATAA
- the hflK gene encoding FtsH protease activity modulator HflK, giving the protein MAWNEPGGNSNNQDPWGGRRGGGGGGGDKKGPPDLDEAFRKLQDSLNGMFGSGKKRGGGDRNVGKGGGYGLLGIGLAVLAAIWLYSAVYVVDEQEQAVVLRFGKYYETVGPGLNIYFPPIDRKYMENVTRERAYTKQGQMLTEDENIVEVPLTVQYKISNLQDFVLNVDQPEVSLQHATDSALRHVVGSTSMDQVLTEGREQMAVDIRERLQRFLDNYRTGITVTQVNVQSAAAPREVQEAFDDVIRAREDEQRARNQAESYANGVVPEARGQAQRIIEDANGYRDEVIARAKGEADRFTKLVGEYRKAPDVTRQRLYLETMQEVYSNSSKVLVATKDGQNNLLYLPLDKMVEGSRNTSAPVTSASPSANDAAARAAQDLQQQQQQLRTRESR; this is encoded by the coding sequence ATGGCTTGGAACGAGCCGGGTGGCAACTCGAACAATCAGGATCCCTGGGGCGGCCGCCGTGGTGGCGGCGGCGGTGGTGGCGATAAAAAAGGCCCGCCGGATCTGGACGAGGCCTTCCGCAAACTGCAGGACAGCCTGAACGGCATGTTCGGCAGTGGCAAGAAACGTGGCGGCGGTGACCGCAATGTCGGCAAGGGCGGAGGCTATGGCCTGCTGGGCATCGGCCTGGCGGTACTGGCCGCCATCTGGCTGTACAGCGCCGTGTACGTGGTCGACGAGCAGGAGCAGGCCGTCGTGCTGCGCTTCGGCAAGTACTATGAGACGGTCGGTCCCGGCCTGAACATCTACTTCCCGCCAATCGATCGCAAGTACATGGAAAACGTCACGCGCGAGCGTGCCTATACCAAGCAGGGCCAGATGCTCACCGAAGACGAGAACATCGTCGAGGTGCCGCTGACCGTCCAGTACAAGATCAGCAACCTGCAGGACTTCGTGCTCAACGTCGACCAGCCCGAGGTGAGCTTGCAGCATGCCACCGACAGCGCCCTGCGCCACGTGGTGGGTTCCACTTCGATGGACCAGGTGCTGACCGAAGGCCGTGAGCAGATGGCCGTGGATATCCGCGAACGCCTGCAGCGCTTCCTCGACAACTACCGTACCGGTATCACCGTCACCCAGGTCAACGTACAGAGCGCGGCAGCCCCGCGTGAAGTGCAGGAAGCCTTCGACGACGTGATCCGTGCCCGTGAAGACGAGCAACGTGCCCGCAACCAGGCCGAATCCTACGCCAACGGCGTTGTGCCGGAAGCCCGTGGTCAGGCCCAGCGCATCATCGAGGACGCCAACGGTTACCGCGACGAAGTCATCGCCCGTGCCAAGGGTGAGGCGGACCGCTTCACCAAGCTGGTCGGCGAATACCGCAAGGCACCTGACGTGACCCGTCAGCGTCTGTACCTGGAGACCATGCAAGAGGTCTACAGCAATTCGAGCAAGGTCCTGGTGGCGACCAAGGACGGGCAGAACAACCTGCTCTACCTGCCGCTGGACAAGATGGTCGAAGGCAGCCGCAACACGTCCGCGCCGGTCACCAGCGCAAGCCCGTCGGCCAACGACGCGGCAGCGCGTGCAGCGCAGGACTTGCAACAGCAACAGCAGCAGCTGCGTACTAGGGAGAGCCGCTGA
- the hfq gene encoding RNA chaperone Hfq, which yields MSKGHSLQDPYLNTLRKEKVPVSIYLVNGIKLQGSIESFDQFVVLLKNTVSQMVYKHAISTVVPARPVRLPSPSDSEHGDSEPGNA from the coding sequence ATGTCAAAAGGGCATTCGCTACAAGACCCTTACTTGAACACCTTGAGAAAAGAAAAGGTCCCGGTTTCGATCTATCTGGTCAACGGGATCAAGCTGCAGGGCTCGATCGAATCCTTCGACCAGTTCGTGGTACTGCTGAAGAACACCGTCAGCCAGATGGTCTACAAGCACGCCATTTCGACCGTGGTTCCTGCGCGTCCGGTTCGCCTGCCTAGCCCGTCCGATTCCGAACACGGTGACAGCGAGCCAGGCAACGCCTGA
- a CDS encoding ATP phosphoribosyltransferase regulatory subunit yields the protein MATVDRWLLPDGIEEVLPPEAARIEIARRQVLDLFQSWGYELVVTPHIEYLESLLTGAGQDLDQRTFKVVDPQSGRLMGFRADFTPQVARIDAHTLRREGPSRLCYAGSVLHAEPRALSTSRSPIQLGAELYGDASPTSDVEVISLMLATLQLTDVADVHMDLGHVGIYRGLARAAGLSGAVEQQLFDALQRKSVDEVQALTADLPKDLGSMLRALVELCGGREVLAEARVRLGRAPASVLAALDDLLAIADRLASRYPELPLYFDLGELRGYNYHTGVVFAVFVPGEGQSIAQGGRYDDIGADFGRARPATGFSTDLKTLVTLGRAEVVLPSGGIWMPDSGDAALWQQVCQLRNEGQRVVQALPGQPLSAALEADCDRQLIQQDGRWQVLPLTQ from the coding sequence ATGGCAACGGTAGACCGCTGGCTGCTGCCAGATGGCATCGAGGAAGTACTGCCACCTGAGGCAGCGCGCATCGAGATCGCGCGTCGGCAGGTGTTGGACCTGTTCCAGAGTTGGGGCTACGAACTGGTCGTCACCCCGCATATCGAGTACCTGGAGTCGCTGCTCACCGGCGCCGGCCAGGACCTGGACCAGCGCACCTTCAAGGTGGTCGACCCACAGTCCGGCCGCCTGATGGGCTTCCGCGCCGACTTCACCCCGCAGGTGGCGCGTATCGATGCCCATACCCTGCGCCGTGAAGGCCCGAGCCGTCTGTGCTACGCCGGCAGCGTGCTGCACGCCGAGCCGCGTGCCCTGTCCACCTCGCGCAGCCCCATCCAGCTGGGTGCCGAGCTGTACGGCGACGCCAGCCCCACCAGCGACGTCGAGGTCATCAGCCTGATGCTCGCCACGCTGCAGCTTACCGACGTCGCGGATGTGCACATGGACCTCGGCCATGTCGGCATCTACCGCGGCCTGGCGCGCGCCGCCGGCCTGTCGGGCGCCGTCGAGCAGCAGCTGTTCGACGCCCTGCAGCGCAAGTCGGTAGATGAGGTGCAGGCACTGACTGCCGACCTGCCGAAGGACCTGGGCAGCATGCTGCGCGCCCTGGTCGAGCTGTGCGGTGGCCGTGAAGTGCTGGCCGAGGCCCGTGTGCGCCTGGGCCGTGCCCCGGCCAGCGTGCTGGCGGCACTGGACGACCTGCTGGCGATCGCCGATCGCCTGGCTTCGCGTTACCCCGAGCTGCCGCTGTACTTCGACCTCGGCGAGCTGCGCGGCTACAACTACCACACCGGTGTGGTGTTCGCGGTGTTCGTGCCGGGCGAAGGTCAGTCGATCGCCCAGGGCGGTCGCTATGACGACATCGGTGCCGATTTCGGCCGGGCGCGCCCGGCCACTGGTTTCTCCACGGATTTGAAGACCCTGGTCACACTGGGGCGAGCGGAGGTCGTATTGCCTTCTGGCGGCATCTGGATGCCGGACAGTGGCGACGCGGCCCTCTGGCAGCAGGTCTGCCAGTTGCGCAACGAGGGCCAGCGTGTGGTCCAGGCCCTGCCTGGCCAGCCGTTGAGTGCTGCTCTCGAGGCGGATTGTGATCGGCAATTGATTCAGCAAGACGGGCGCTGGCAGGTACTGCCGCTGACCCAATGA
- the miaA gene encoding tRNA (adenosine(37)-N6)-dimethylallyltransferase MiaA, whose protein sequence is MSGKPPAIFLMGPTAAGKTDLAIELTKVLPCELISVDSALVYRGMDIGSAKPSKEILAAHPHRLIDIRDPAESYSAAQFRADALQAMAEITSRGKIPLLVGGTMLYYKALIDGLADMPAADAAVRAELEAQAQALGLAELHRQLAEVDPESAARIHPNDPQRLIRALEVYRVSGESMTAHRQRQFAESRGPDAGADTHLPYTVASLAIAPTDRHILHQRIALRFAQMLEQGFVDEVRSLRARSDLHAGLPSIRAVGYRQAWDYLDGKLTENEMRERGIIATRQLAKRQFTWLRGWPDVHWLDSLACDNLSRTLKYLGAVSILS, encoded by the coding sequence ATGAGCGGCAAGCCCCCAGCAATATTTCTCATGGGCCCGACGGCGGCCGGCAAGACCGATCTGGCCATCGAGCTGACCAAGGTGCTGCCCTGCGAGCTGATCAGTGTCGATTCGGCGCTGGTGTATCGCGGCATGGACATCGGTTCGGCCAAGCCTTCCAAGGAAATCCTGGCCGCCCATCCGCACCGCTTGATCGACATTCGCGACCCGGCCGAAAGCTATTCGGCAGCGCAGTTCCGCGCCGATGCCCTGCAAGCTATGGCCGAGATCACCTCGCGCGGCAAGATTCCGCTGCTGGTCGGCGGCACCATGCTCTATTACAAGGCGCTGATCGATGGCCTCGCGGACATGCCGGCAGCCGATGCCGCGGTGCGCGCGGAGCTGGAGGCCCAGGCCCAGGCGCTGGGCCTGGCCGAACTGCACCGGCAACTGGCAGAAGTGGACCCGGAGTCGGCGGCCCGCATTCACCCCAACGACCCGCAGCGGCTGATCCGTGCGCTGGAGGTGTACCGGGTGAGTGGTGAGAGCATGACGGCCCATCGCCAGCGTCAATTCGCGGAAAGTCGCGGGCCAGACGCAGGCGCTGACACACATTTGCCCTATACTGTCGCGAGTTTGGCAATTGCTCCTACAGATCGTCACATTTTGCATCAGCGAATTGCGCTACGATTTGCGCAGATGTTGGAACAGGGCTTCGTCGACGAGGTCCGATCGCTGCGAGCCAGAAGTGACTTGCACGCCGGGCTGCCGTCTATACGGGCAGTGGGTTATCGGCAGGCCTGGGACTACCTCGACGGCAAGCTGACTGAGAATGAGATGCGAGAACGCGGTATCATTGCCACCCGACAGCTTGCCAAGCGGCAGTTCACCTGGTTGCGTGGTTGGCCCGACGTACATTGGCTCGACAGCCTGGCCTGCGACAATCTGTCCCGCACCTTGAAATACCTTGGGGCCGTCTCCATATTGAGCTGA
- the mutL gene encoding DNA mismatch repair endonuclease MutL, whose amino-acid sequence MSGGSRIQLLSPRLANQIAAGEVVERPASVAKELLENSLDSGARRIDVEVEQGGVKLLRVRDDGSGISADDLPLALARHATSKIRELEDLEGVLSLGFRGEALASISSVARLTLTSRTAAASEAWQVETEGRDMTPRVQPAAHPVGTSVEVRDLFFNTPARRKFLKAEKTEFDHLQEVIRRLALARFDVGFHLRHNGKSILSLHEAHDETARARRVGAICGPGFMEQALPIDVERNGLRLWGWVGLPTFSRSQADLQYFFVNGRAVRDKLVAHAVRQAYRDVLFNGRHPTFVLFLELEPNGVDVNVHPTKHEVRFREGRSVHDFLYGTLHRALADVRPEDQLAAPAAAAEIVRPTGQQVGEFGPQGEMRLATPVLEQPQASQFAVSNGGSGAGYQYQYTPRPSQPLPTAETQAVYREFYKPLNDGAAAPATLPESQGDIPPLGYALAQLKGIYILAENAVGLVLVDMHAAHERIMYERLKVAMASEGLSGQPLLVPETLALSQREADCAEEHGQWFQRLGFELQRLGPETLAIRQIPALLKQAEANRLVQDVLADLMEYGTSDRIQAHLNELLGTMACHGAVRANRRLAIPEMNALLRDMENTERSGQCNHGRPTWTQMGLDDLDKLFLRGR is encoded by the coding sequence ATGAGCGGCGGTTCGCGCATCCAGCTGCTGAGCCCGCGGCTGGCTAACCAGATTGCTGCGGGCGAGGTGGTCGAGCGCCCGGCTTCGGTGGCCAAGGAGCTGCTGGAAAACAGCCTCGATTCCGGTGCCCGGCGCATCGATGTCGAGGTCGAGCAGGGCGGCGTCAAGCTGCTGCGGGTGCGCGACGATGGTAGCGGTATCTCCGCCGACGACCTGCCGCTGGCCCTTGCCCGTCACGCCACCAGCAAGATTCGCGAACTGGAAGACCTTGAAGGCGTGCTGAGCCTCGGCTTCCGTGGTGAGGCCCTGGCGTCCATCAGTTCGGTCGCGCGCCTGACCCTGACCTCGCGTACTGCCGCCGCCAGCGAAGCCTGGCAGGTCGAGACCGAAGGGCGTGACATGACGCCGCGGGTGCAGCCCGCCGCGCATCCGGTCGGCACCTCAGTGGAAGTGCGCGATCTGTTCTTCAATACCCCGGCCCGGCGCAAGTTCCTCAAGGCCGAGAAGACCGAATTCGATCACCTGCAGGAAGTCATTCGGCGCCTGGCCTTGGCCCGCTTCGATGTCGGCTTCCATCTGCGCCATAACGGCAAAAGCATTCTCAGCCTGCACGAAGCGCACGATGAAACAGCCCGTGCACGAAGAGTCGGTGCCATCTGTGGCCCAGGTTTCATGGAGCAGGCGCTGCCCATCGACGTCGAGCGCAATGGCCTGCGCCTGTGGGGCTGGGTCGGTTTGCCGACGTTCTCGCGCAGCCAGGCCGACCTGCAGTATTTCTTCGTCAATGGCCGAGCGGTACGCGACAAGCTGGTCGCCCACGCCGTGCGCCAGGCCTATCGCGATGTGCTGTTCAACGGGCGTCACCCGACCTTCGTGCTGTTCCTCGAGCTTGAGCCCAACGGCGTCGACGTCAACGTGCACCCGACCAAGCACGAAGTGCGTTTCCGCGAAGGGCGGTCGGTGCACGACTTCCTCTACGGCACTTTGCACCGTGCCCTGGCCGATGTTCGCCCGGAAGACCAGTTGGCGGCGCCTGCGGCGGCCGCCGAAATCGTTCGTCCGACCGGCCAGCAGGTCGGCGAGTTCGGCCCGCAGGGCGAGATGCGCCTGGCCACGCCGGTGCTCGAGCAGCCTCAGGCTTCCCAGTTTGCAGTGTCCAATGGCGGCAGTGGCGCAGGCTATCAGTACCAGTACACCCCGCGCCCGTCGCAGCCGCTGCCGACGGCTGAGACCCAGGCGGTCTACCGCGAGTTCTACAAGCCGTTGAACGACGGTGCTGCGGCGCCTGCGACGCTTCCCGAAAGCCAGGGCGACATACCGCCGCTGGGCTATGCGCTGGCGCAGCTCAAGGGTATCTACATCCTCGCCGAAAACGCCGTCGGCCTGGTGCTGGTGGACATGCATGCCGCCCACGAGCGCATCATGTACGAGCGCCTCAAGGTGGCGATGGCCAGCGAAGGCCTCAGCGGCCAGCCGTTGTTGGTCCCAGAGACGCTAGCGCTGAGCCAGCGCGAGGCCGATTGCGCCGAAGAGCATGGGCAGTGGTTCCAGCGTCTGGGTTTCGAGTTGCAGCGCCTGGGCCCTGAAACCCTGGCGATCCGCCAGATTCCAGCCTTGCTCAAGCAAGCCGAGGCCAACCGCCTGGTCCAGGACGTGCTCGCCGACCTGATGGAATACGGCACCAGCGACCGCATTCAAGCGCATTTGAACGAACTGCTCGGCACCATGGCCTGCCACGGCGCAGTGCGCGCCAATCGGCGCCTGGCCATCCCCGAGATGAACGCCCTGCTGCGCGACATGGAAAACACAGAGCGCAGCGGCCAGTGCAACCACGGCCGACCGACCTGGACCCAGATGGGCCTGGACGACCTGGACAAACTTTTCCTGCGCGGTCGATGA